Part of the Nicotiana sylvestris chromosome 2, ASM39365v2, whole genome shotgun sequence genome, taggtaaaaatcacaAATAAGATTAATGTgacaaaaataattttaagaCTATACTATTATAATAAGAAAAATCAGTGAACAATAATACATGATATTATCTTCAATATGGTGAAGCCAAAAGGGAGACAATTTTGCTGTCTAATCAAATTCGAAATAAACGCTTAAGGCATTAGTGTGCAAGTAGAGAGCATTCCAAAAATAAACCGCAGGGAGCGTATGAATACTTGAATTTTAGCTTTTGAGTCGGTTATGAGTTATGGTCAACAACAATACGAATTACAAACTTAAAGATTGTAGAAATAAAGTGTTATCGACAAACGGATTTGTCAATAAAGAATCAGATGTAGGTCGAACTAAGAATGTTGACTGTGGCAAGGAACAAATGAAATATTAGTATATGATAACCAAGAAGATTATTGATGGATTCTTATTTTCTATATATCTTCACTGCAGTCTAGCTCATTAATTCTAACTTTGACAGGACTGACTATATGCACGTGAACATGATCATGAGGATTCTAATGAGAAGAATGGCATTCCCGAAATGCTCTTGGATCTTACTATCTTTCTCACCAATATTCGCCATTTTatttcatccttcttcttctgtcTCCTCCTCCTCTGCTTGAAATTCCTGTTCAAACGTCAATCTTTCACTCAATTAATGCTCAAGGAGGAAGTGGTCGACTTTGCTCTCGTTTTGGTATAAAGgaagttatttttcaaaaaaaaaattgatatttTTATAAGTAATTCTTTTTTGGTATTTGATTATCAAAAGATAAAAAAAGGGCAGTACGGTtgcactaagctcccgttatGTGTGGGGTCTGGGAAAGggccagaccacaagggtctattaagAGGTTATTTTCACGGCTCAAACTCGTGACCTTCTAGTCACATAACAGCAACCTTACCAATTACttttccgaaaaaatatttttcatcacAAAGAAAAAATCCCACACTTATGGATGGAAGTTATTTTCCTTTATAACTGTCTTTAACTTTAACTTCATATTATCTATTTCATCTAACACTTGCACACAAATATTAATCTTTAATATTCAAAATTTCATCAAAACATTTATTTCGATTAGCTAATATTATTATTAAtctttaaaatatataatttttcaaaaaatatttttcattcacTAAGCAAATATTCTACTGGTATCAGGCAAAAGACAAGCCCACAAACCTGCATAAAGGAACTCTACAAAAATCCGAATCAGCACAGAGGCGAGAATGCAGTTCCAAAACTTGCCAGATTCTCTTGCAGTTTTTGCAGCCACCATAAACTCTCATCTTACATCCAGCAAAGTGACGAATGAGCAATTCTAGCCCTTTGCATGCTGAATATTTACAAGGTGTTTGATCTTTTTTCAAGACCTTATCGCATGGACCAATGGTTCGACAACCATCTTTGCATATGTGAACTAGAGCCTCCATTGCCTCGTATAGTTGCATATACACTTTTCTCTCGTTGATTTTTCTCATTCTTTCCTTCTTCCTCTGCAAGCAAATTAGAAAAGAGTTCAACTACAGAACACTGACATGACAGTATAAGGAGATTATGTTATTAATTATCAGGTATAACTACAATTAGTTGTCTATAAAAAGTGGAATTATATAGTAATAACCTAAAAATAAGACAGATTGATTTAAGCTATATTCACCACAGCGTAAACAAATTTTACACTATAACGCAATTTAACAGGTTATAGTAGTAGGTAATTACTCTACTTTCTGAGTTACTATAGCATAATAGATATAAAGAATGACACGCATGGGCGAAGCTACATGTTATaaagggtggtcaactgaccacccCTCGTCCGAAAATTATACTgcgtatataggtaaaatattaatattttaggggtatataacatatattgaacactctTTCTTGGAgattttttttcacttctttcaagtttgaacactcTTGAGTAAATTCATGGTTTCGCCACTGATGACATGTTATTATAAGTCATTGTGATGGTGTAAGCAATTGATATATTGCGAGTGTGCAAAACTTAAACTACCTAATAAAACAGGTTAAAAGACACTGATAGAATGAACAATTTTTTGACGGTCAATGTAAATCCagttagagagaaaaaaaacataAACAGGATTGACATCATTTAGGATTCAACTTACAATATCCTCATCAGttacagatttaaaaatctgtttttCAAGCACAGGGTGGCTTTTTTTCATGGCTTCCCATCCTTGTGAGGAAGATATAGCCTTGAAATGTTTCAACATAAAACGGTGACAAAAGAGGCTAAGGCGAGGGGCATCACATAAAAGTGCAAGCTGAAAGATGTCAACCACATTGTCCGTAGTTATCAATCCTCGCTCCAGCAGCTGCCGCTCACATTCTCGCTTTAGATGGGGGACTACATATGCATGTGAGAGCACCAATAGATTCAGTGCATGTTCCTGCATTTTGTCTTCTTCATAGCTGCATAGTGCAATTGACATTTAGAGATAATCATGAAAAGGCAGATGCATAGTGATATATTTGAAGGAGAATCATTTTTACCTGGAAGAATACAAGAATCGGATGAAAACTTGAACAGATTCGGGTGGAACCCCACGTATAGAGATTGATCGTCGATGGCCTCGTGACTGTTTCGAGTTCAACATGCTTCTGAATACAGGAGAAGACATACCCTGAAATTAAAGAATCAATGTGTAGACTTTCTTGAGTTTAAGTTGCATACAGAGACGATATAtaatttatttacacaattaagtgtaagaatctaccCTAAAGATGACTGGAATTACACTAATGAGTGTAAGATTTAGATTAATTCGAACAACTAGGATTGAATCTCGAATTTACCAGAATAGTAGCATGTGCATAGATGATGCCACCATTATCTGTATTAATTGAGAGATCAGCTCTGTAACCTTCATCAAAGAGGCAATCCCACTTATTCTTCGTAGCACTAAAAATGGAGCAGTGTCGTCTTCTTCGCATTGGTGATATGAACCTGCTCTCATACAAGTTAGTTGGCAATGGAGGCGGATTTGGTACTGTTCTTTCACGAGGAAATTCCTCATTCCTCCGATCCATTTGTTGATCTTGCCTTCTGCAACATTATGAAAAGAAACAACTGCAGTTAATGGTGAGTTGCTTAACGACAAGTGTTTACAGAAACAACCCCGTCCCTCGGTGTGAACCGATGGTCACGTTGCTTTAGCCGAATGTGTCAAGTCGTGCCCTTGGCACTATTACTTTGAAAAGATTAGAATGCTCAAAAAAAGCCTAGTGTCGTATACACCATAGGATATTAGTCCTAATGATTTGTTTAAAATTAGGCAGCAGGTGGATTAGTAATCCGTAACTAGAGGTGAAACTCTTGAATTTATGAAAGACGAACAGCTAGAAATGCAGTAACACCAAGATGTTTTAGCTAACAAAGAGTTGTTGACCAAAAAGATTTAGACCTTTTGTTGAACCAATTAGATGAGAAAATTTTAGGTAAATCCTAGCCAAGAAAATTTATCCTAGATCTAAAATAGAAGATATGATTAAGCAAACAATGCAAGCATAAGATTTAACTATAACTTCGAGTAAATCCCATTATATAAGAAGAGGATGATGGTTTTCATAATATTAAACAACAATAAAGAATACATAGATAAAAATGGTCACCGATCTTTAACAAGGTAGAACCACATACATTTGATATAATGAGACTAACGATATATATTGAGGATTTGAGCTTCTTTGCTTCTTCCTCCTTTGTGGGAAGAGAGAGATGAAGATCCCTCTTCTTCTCAGTGtggatttgtttttcttttcttttttggcttCTTCTTCTGACTTAGTTTATATACTAGGTCTTCTCCGTTACCCAACAGTCATTAATTATAGTACTTAAATCGTTTGATTATATTACAGGTTGACCCTTTGAAATGCCATAACATTCGCGTTCTGAATTGCGTATCGTTATAGCGTTGTATGAATACGACTTTGGCCCAAGTAACTCTTTGTCGTCCCTTTAAACGTTGATTCTTGTCTGGtcggattttgacccatacaagaGTAAGAATCAAATATAATTTGCTGTAGTATATATTACCTT contains:
- the LOC104235070 gene encoding BTB/POZ and TAZ domain-containing protein 4-like, with the protein product MDRRNEEFPRERTVPNPPPLPTNLYESRFISPMRRRRHCSIFSATKNKWDCLFDEGYRADLSINTDNGGIIYAHATILGMSSPVFRSMLNSKQSRGHRRSISIRGVPPESVQVFIRFLYSSSYEEDKMQEHALNLLVLSHAYVVPHLKRECERQLLERGLITTDNVVDIFQLALLCDAPRLSLFCHRFMLKHFKAISSSQGWEAMKKSHPVLEKQIFKSVTDEDIRKKERMRKINERKVYMQLYEAMEALVHICKDGCRTIGPCDKVLKKDQTPCKYSACKGLELLIRHFAGCKMRVYGGCKNCKRIWQVLELHSRLCADSDFCRVPLCRNFKQRRRRQKKKDEIKWRILVRKIVRSKSISGMPFFSLESS